The following are encoded together in the Phoenix dactylifera cultivar Barhee BC4 unplaced genomic scaffold, palm_55x_up_171113_PBpolish2nd_filt_p 000144F, whole genome shotgun sequence genome:
- the LOC103719274 gene encoding vacuolar-sorting protein BRO1-like, producing MASPAVVNVMLAVHEKKTAAVDLYRPLRQYIATTFSEREAQANEDDLEAVRQMRSDLENPSSAAPSPELRRDLLQHYFRALALIEPRFPISPDRSHVHSLLFTWHDAFKPNKKVSLPSIHLEKAAVLFNLAAVYSQIALSADRSSPAGLKQACNSFQAAAGTFAFLRDQAAAKAVAAGATLDLSPECASMLERIMLAQAQECFYEKVIADAKPPGLCSKIARQVGLYYEEAYAAINASPLNQHFDRTWVSHVQLKASQFYAEACYRYSLELHEKDEIAEEIARLKIGLGALTDAKKSAKGVAQPLIDAVSRLESNMNRNLERATKENDRVYLMRVPAAGSLSALPGASLVKPTPMGEVLDAKKERLFSGLVPDSSTKALSKYTEMVDDIIRTQAEKLQQGSEITRVKLKDMDLPDSILALEGNFSLPMDLKEDIEAVQISGGPSGLEAELQQIRDLRRVNQELLVQTEELLQKETNEDTQFRTQFGTRWTRPQSSTLTKNLQDRLNRFAANLKQAADSDIRIERAVKDNAALMAILDRRPIESALPSLARPIMSLDGNEDAIVGALKQSLRQLEILGAQRAGLEDMLKEMKRKDDILPKLMTSTGSHEDLFKKELAKYDQICEEIAQNIEAQEQLLLQIQAQNDEFASVFNLEDYKVAREKSYKQISAAIAKYREIKENINEGLKFYVTLQDAITSIKQQCSDFVMTRNIQCREMIEDVQRQIAGLNFRADGKTGYNYPMPGQPSSQRNAPQQPEPQSAPPPSHPQPSYHHPSGEQPRPGYSQPYPAYATPQPPPYYAPSSHYQRPQQPPSQEYGQPAYPGWRGPYYNTHQQQPGSHPPPPYTVPGPYPPQQGSYYRPQ from the exons ATGGCATCTCCGGCGGTGGTGAACGTGATGTTGGCGGTGCACGAGAAGAAGACGGCGGCGGTGGACCTCTACCGCCCCCTGCGACAGTACATCGCCACCACCTTCTCTGAGCGCGAGGCTCAGGCCAACGAGGACGACCTCGAGGCCGTCCGCCAGATGCGCTCCGACCTCGAGAACCCCTCCTCCGCCGCTCCCTCGCCGGAACTCCGCCGCGACCTCCTCCAGCACTACTTCCGCGCCCTCGCCCTTATCGAGCCCCGCTTCCCCATCTCCCCCGACCGCTCCCACGTCCACTCCCTCCTCTTCACCTGGCACGACGCCTTTAAGCCCAACAAGAAAGTATCCCTTCCCTCCATCCACCTCGAGAAGGCCGCCGTCCTCTTCAACCTCGCCGCCGTCTACAGCCAGATCGCCCTCTCCGCCGATCGGTCCTCACCCGCCGGGCTCAAGCAGGCCTGCAATTCATTCCAGGCTGCTGCGGGGACCTTCGCCTTTCTCCGCGATCAGGCTGCCGCCAAGGCGGTCGCCGCTGGGGCGACGCTTGATTTGTCGCCCGAGTGTGCGTCGATGCTCGAGCGCATCATGCTCGCCCAGGCGCAGGAGTGCTTCTATGAGAAGGTTATTGCTGATGCGAAGCCTCCTGGGCTCTGCTCCAAGATCGCTCGGCAG GTGGGTCTCTACTATGAGGAAGCGTATGCAGCCATCAATGCTTCTCCACTCAACCAACACTTTGACCGGACATGGGTCTCCCATGTGCAATTGAAGGCATCCCAGTTCTATGCAGAAGCTTGCTATAGATATTCCTTAGAGCTTCATGAAAAGGATGAGATTGCTGAGGAGATTGCTCGGCTAAAGATTGGATTAGGTGCCCTCACGGATGCAAAGAAGTCTGCTAAGGGAGTTGCTCAACCTCTCATAGATGCTGTCTCCAGATTGGAGAGCAACATGAACCGCAACCTGGAGAGGGCCACCAAAGAGAATGATCGTGTGTATCTCATGCGGGTCCCAGCTGCTGGTTCCTTGTCGGCTCTACCAGGAGCCTCTCTTGTCAAGCCTACACCAATGGGTGAAGTTTTAGACGCTAAAAAGGAGAGGTTGTTCTCAGGTCTCGTCCCAGACAGCAGCACCAAGGCCCTTTCCAAGTACACGGAGATGGTTGATGATATTATCCGAACCCAAGCAGAGAAGCTGCAGCAAGGAAGTGAGATAACAAGGGTTAAACTTAAGGATATGGATCTGCCTGATTCTATTCTAGCTCTGGAAGGTAATTTCAGCTTGCCTATGGATCTTAAGGAGGATATTGAGGCTGTACAGATCAGTGGTGGCCCTTCTGGCCTGGAAGCGGAGTTACAGCAAATCAGGGATTTGAGAAGGGTCAATCAAGAGCTTTTGGTGCAGACTGAAGAGCTACTCCAAAAGGAAACGAATGAGGATACTCAATTTAGGACCCAATTTGGGACTCGGTGGACGAGACCTCAGTCCAGCACCTTGACAAAAAACCTGCAGGATAGATTAAATAGGTTTGCTGCAAATCTTAAGCAAGCTGCTGACAGCGATATAAGGATTGAGCGAGCTGTAAAAGACAATGCTGCACTTATGGCGATCCTCGATCGCAGGCCG ATAGAATCAGCCCTTCCAAGTCTTGCAAGGCCAATTATGTCTTTGGATGGCAATGAAGATGCAATAGtgggagccctcaaacaaagcTTG AGGCAATTAGAGATTTTGGGTGCACAGAGGGCAGGCCTTGAAGACATGTTAAAGGAGATGAAGAGAAAG GATGATATACTACCAAAACTGATGACAAGCACCGGGTCACATGAGGATCTTTTCAAGAAGGAGCTAGCAAAGTATGACCAAATCTGTGAAGAAATTGCTCAAAATATTGAGGCACAGGAGCAATTATTGCTTCAAATTCAG GCACAAAATGATGAATTTGCTTCTGTATTCAATCTAGAAGACTACAAAG TTGCTCGGGAGAAGTCTTACAAACAGATCTCTGCCGCCATAGCAAAATATCGAGAAATCAAAGAAAACATCAACGAGGGATTGAAGTTTTATGTTACTCTTCAG GATGCAATAACAAGCATAAAGCAGCAGTGCAGTGATTTCGTGATGACCAGAAATATCCAATGCCGGGAAATGATTGAAGATGTGCAGAGGCAGATTGCTGGTCTCAACTTCAGAGCTGATGGGAAAACAGGCTACAACTACCCTATGCCCGGGCAGCCGAGCTCACAAAGAAACGCTCCTCAACAGCCAGAACCACAGAGTGCTCCTCCTCCATCTCATCCTCAGCCATCATACCATCACCCATCTGGCGAGCAGCCGAGGCCTGGATATTCTCAGCCATACCCTGCTTATGCTACTCCCCAGCCGCCACCATACTATGCCCCCAGCAGTCATTACCAGCGTCCTCAACAGCCGCCCAGCCAGGAGTATGGGCAACCAGCATATCCCGGATGGCGCGGACCATACTACAACACGCATCAACAGCAACCAGGTTCGCATCCTCCGCCCCCATACACTGTCCCAGGTCCTTATCCCCCTCAACAAGGCAGTTACTATCGGCCTCAGTAA
- the LOC103719273 gene encoding nucleolar complex protein 2 homolog, whose product MSDIEDLDHSKHAEEEESPSLSRRKAKEHVEQLERLKEKDPEFYQYLKEHDKELLEFDDEDIDEGEGTDLEEDVESQPTREKEQKPKAKVITTAMVDSWCKAVKEGSKLGAVRSLLRAFRTACHYGDDGENGSAPKFSIISSNVFNKIMVFVLNEMDGILRGMLNAPSSGGKKETIMDLTTTQNWKKYGSLMRLYLGNALHILTQMTDEQMISFTLKRVKASAVFLVAYPAILRKYVKVALHCWGTGKGALPVVSFLFLRDLCVRLGSDCLDTCLKGVYKAYVLNCKLSKSVSRSKLQHIQFLGNCVSELYGLDPPAAYQHAFIFIRQLAVILRGALTERGNKAVKDKKKGKKQQESSKSTKKQVEKAYQKVYDWQFIFCLELWTGVICAYNAEDDFRPLAYPLTQIIYGVASLVPTARYFPLRLRCVRMLNRVAGATGTFIPVSSLLLSMLEMKELNRPPTGGVGKAVNLLNVKQVDKTTLKTRGFQEACIYSVIEELAEHLSQWSYSVAFFELSFIPVVQLRSFCKSTKADRFRREIKELIRQVEVNCDFTNSKRIGIEFSPSDPAAASFLKAEKESGSSPLSKFVANLHLKARRRIDSMVESCVLVGAESSVFANKLSEMREQDDDGDVEEGAAVFSSSWLPEKKSKVKHEKKSSKKRSHEKEQDVGADEDVVEDLVLSDDDDDGEDEGLPSDEEDHDSKRASLKQEGKRQKLASSSKQGNKKHKLATASSKKRGRPRPKKKARKGANN is encoded by the exons ATGTCGGATATCGAGGATTTAG ATCATAGCAAGCATGCCGAGGAAGAAGAAAGTCCCTCTCTTTCGCGGAGAAAAGCTAAAGAGCATGTCGAACAGTTGGAAAGACTTAAAGAAAAG GATCCAGAATTCTATCAGTATCTGAAGGAGCATGATAAGGAGCTTTTAGAgtttgatgatgaagatattgat GAGGGTGAAGGAACTGATTTGGAGGAGGATGTGGAATCTCAGCCTACTCGTGAGAAGGAACAGAAACCAAAAGCCAAAGTTATCACAACTGCAATGGTTGATTCATGGTGCAAAGCAGTCAAAGAAGGTAGTAAACTTGGAGCAGTTCGATCTTTGCTGCGAGCTTTTAGGACAGCATGCCATTATGGAGATGATGGAGAAAATGGttcagcaccaaaatttagtaTCATATCTAGCAATGTATTTAATAAGATAATGGTGTTTGTTCTGAATGAAATGGATGGAATTCTTCGTGGGATGTTGAATGCCCCTAGCTCTGGTGGGAAAAAGGAGACCATTATGGATCTGACAACAACTCAAAATTGGAAGAAGTATGGCAGCTTGATGAGGCTTTATCTTGGTAATGCACTTCATATATTAACACAAATGACAGATGAACAGATGATCTCATTCACCTTAAAGCGTGTCAAGGCATCAGCTGTCTTTTTAGTTGCCTATCCTGCTATCTTGAGGAAGTATGTTAAG GTTGCCTTACACTGTTGGGGTACTGGCAAAGGTGCTCTGCCAGTTGTTTCATTTCTATTCCTGAGAGACTTGTGTGTTCGTCTTGGTTCTGATTGTCTTGATACATGCCTTAAGGGTGTATACAAGgcttatgttttgaattgcaaACTATCCAAATCTGTAAGTAGATCAAAGTTGCAGCACATTCAGTTCCTTGGGAATTGTGTCAGTGAATTATATGGTCTGGACCCACCAGCCGCATATCAACATGCATTTATTTTCATTCGTCAACTGGCAGTGATATTACGGGGTGCCCTCACTGAAAGGGGGAATAAG GCAgtaaaagataaaaagaaaggaaaaaagcagCAAGAAAGCAGCAAGAGCACGAAGAAACAAGTTGAG AAAGCATACCAAAAGGTCTATGATTGGCAGTTCATATTCTGCCTTGAGCTCTGGACTGGAGTTATATGTGCCTACAATGCAGAAGATGATTTCCGACCTTTGGCTTACCCACTTACTCAAATAATTTATGGGGTGGCAAGTTTAGTTCCAACTGCTAGGTACTTCCCTCTGAGGTTGCGTTGTGTAAGGATGCTCAACCGTGTTGCTGGAGCCACTGGTACCTTTATTCCTGTGTCTTCGCTCCTGCTTAGTATGTTGGAAATGAAAGAATTGAATAGGCCCCCTACTGGAGGTGTTGGTAAAGCTGTTAATTTGCTTAATGTTAAACAG GTAGACAAGACTACATTGAAGACACGTGGTTTTCAGGAGGCATGTATATATTCAGTGATCGAGGAACTTGCTGAACATTTGTCTCAGTGGAGCTACTCTGTTGCCTTCTTCGAGTTATCTTTTATCCCAGTTGTTCAGCTCCGTAGCTTTTGCAAATCCACCAAAGCTGATAGGTTTAGACGAGAAATAAAGGAGCTCATCCGCCAG GTGGAGGTCAATTGCGACTTTACAAACTCCAAACGAATTGGTATTGAATTCTCACCGAGTGACCCTGCTGCAGCATCATTTCTCAAG GCTGAAAAGGAATCTGGGAGCAGTCCTCTTTCAAAATTTGTTGCTAACTTGCACCTGAAGGCTCGACGGAGGATTGATTCAATGGTGGAATCCTG TGTCCTTGTGGGTGCAGAATCTTCTGTTTTTGCCAACAAGCTATCTGAAATGAGGGAACAAGATGATGATGGGGATGTTGAAGAAGGTGCTGCTGTGTTCAGCTCATCCTGGTTGCCTGAAAAGAAATCCAA AGTTAAGCATGAGAAAAAGAGTTCGAAAAAGCGAAGCCATGAAAAGGAGCAAGATGTAGGCGCAGATGAGGATGTGGTGGAAGATCTTGTCCTAAGTGATGATGATGACGACGGTGAAGATGAGGGCTTGCCTTCTGATGAGGAAGACCATGACTCAAAGAGAGCATCACTAAAGCAGGAGGGCAAGAGACAGAAGCTGGCCTCCTCATCAAAGCAAGGGAACAAGAAACATAAGTTGGCTACTGCATCTTCGAAAAAGAGAGGCAGGCCACGCCCTAAGAAGAAGGCTAGGAAGGGTGCAAATAATTAG